A region of Liolophura sinensis isolate JHLJ2023 chromosome 8, CUHK_Ljap_v2, whole genome shotgun sequence DNA encodes the following proteins:
- the LOC135473857 gene encoding cyclic nucleotide-gated cation channel alpha-3-like: MAKSTTDEKMELKETADKNEKPANKKSAWGKIKTNEPEKKSVWRQMVDDVKIRQRRRQSKALSIHEGDPFLKRLALNSGINTNSPDGHGCFDICTKKFWAEGIIDPSKQFIYYWMSVVSLATTYNLVLIPLRSVWYEEQLGMFHIWMGFDYTCDTIYLIDMFMQSRTAFLEQGLLVRKKARLALSYMKSWTFWVDVCCLLPTDFGYLTLGTDATYLRLNRALKMYRLRHLFQIMETRSSFPNALRIAILIFYILVLCHWNACFYYLLSRYLGFGVDEWVYPDLTEKDHSTYTHKFLYSFFRSVLMLTTIGDEMVPERVEEYLFVIANSLVGVLIFATIFGNVGGVIANMNADREAFQNKVDAVKQYMKIRAVGKDLEDRVLRWFDYTWINKESVDDSAAVSCLPDKLKAEISIRVHMNTLRRVAIFQDCEPGLLAELVLKLKLQVFSPGDYVCRKGDIGKEMYIVKRGRLDVVSEDGKKVFVTLTDGAVFGEVSTLNIAGNKTGNRRTASVRSVGYSDLFCLNKHDMWDALQEYPEAKKMLSEKGKQILRKDNLLDEEAARRDERRQQAFDQKIDNMLDMIMDLQADMASLEKCVQQLTSSSTSTKEVNPEDT; this comes from the exons ATGGCGAAAAGCACGACGGATGAGAAGATGGAACTAAAAGAGACagctgacaaaaatgaaaaaccgGCTAACAAAAAGAGTGCTTGGGGCAAGATCAAAACTAATGAACCAGAGAAAAAATCTGTTTGGAGACAAATGGTGGATGATGTAAAGATCAGACAG cgACGAAGGCAGTCGAAGGCGTTAAGCATTCATGAAGGTGACCCTTTTCTGAAGCGCCTCGCTCTTAATAGCGGTATTAACACGAATAGCCCAGATGGACATGGCTGCTTTGACATTTGCACCAAGAA GTTTTGGGCGGAAGGTATCATCGACCCATCCAAGCAGTTTATATACTACTGGATGTCAGTTGTGTCGCTTGCAACCACATACAATCTGGTTTTAATCCCTCTACGGTCGGTGTGGTACGAGGAGCAGTTGGGAATGTTTCACATATGGATGGGATTCGACTATACCTGCGACACCATATACCTAATAGATATGTTCATGCAGTCAAGAACAG CTTTCCTGGAACAGGGTCTACTCGTTCGGAAGAAGGCGCGACTGGCTTTAAGTTATATGAAATCGTGGACTTTCTGGGTCGACGTGTGTTGCTTGCTACCGACCGATTTCGGGTATTTAACTTTGGGGACAGACGCTACTTATCTGCGGCTCAACCGCGCTTTGAAGATGTACCGCTTACGGCATTTGTTTCAAATTATGGAGACAAGAAGCAGTTTCCCAAATGCGCTTCGTATTGCTATTTTGATTTTCTACATCTTGGTCCTGTGTCATTGGAATGCGTGTTTTTATTACCTCCTCAGTCGGTATCTTGGATTCGGTGTCGACGAATGGGTGTATCCAGACCTTACTGAGAAAGACCACAGCACCTATACCCACAAGTTCCTTTACTCTTTTTTCCGGTCAGTACTTATGCTAACCACGATTGGCGACGAAATGGTGCCCGAGAGAGTAGAAGAATACCTGTTTGTCATAGCCAATTCCCTTGTTGGTGTGCTCATTTTCGCTACCATTTTCGGTAACGTCGGAGGCGTGATAGCAAACATGAATGCTGACAGAGAGGCATTTCAGAACAAAGTCGACGCCGTCAAGCAGTACATGAAAATTCGCGCTGTGGGCAAAGATTTGGAAGACCGCGTGTTACGCTGGTTTGATTACACCTGGATCAATAAGGAGTCTGTGGATGACAGCGCCGCGGTGAGCTGCTTGCCGGACAAGTTGAAAGCCGAGATCTCCATCAGAGTCCACATGAATACCTTGCGGCGAGTCGCCATTTTCCAAGACTGTGAGCCTGGTCTGTTGGCTGAGCTCGTTCTGAAACTGAAATTGCAAGTGTTCAGTCCAGGCGATTACGTCTGTCGTAAAGGTGACATTGGCAAGGAGATGTACATCGTGAAGAGAGGACGCTTGGATGTCGTTTCTGAAGACGGTAAGAAAGTGTTCGTCACACTGACGGATGGCGCCGTGTTTGGTGAGGTCAGCACCCTGAACATAGCGGGTAACAAGACTGGGAACAGGCGAACTGCCAGTGTCAGAAGTGTGGGTTACTCGGATCTGTTCTGTCTCAACAAACACGACATGTGGGACGCCTTGCAGGAGTACCCAGAGGCCAAAAAGATGCTCTCGGAAAAGGGCAAGCAAATTCTGCGAAAAGACAATTTGCTGGACGAAGAAGCAGCAAGGCGAGACGAAAGGAGACAACAGGCCTTCGACCAGAAAATAGACAATATGCTAGATATGATAATGGACTTGCAGGCTGACATGGCCTCCTTAGAGAAGTGTGTTCAGCAGTTGACCTCATCATCAACCTCTACCAAGGAGGTGAACCCCGAGGATACGTGA